In Zingiber officinale cultivar Zhangliang chromosome 3A, Zo_v1.1, whole genome shotgun sequence, the DNA window tgaacaatgttcatgaaccatattcattaataatatttttttcaatatgttaaataaataataaaataaaataaataaatttaaattatcaagctcaataaccaatcaaacaattaaaagtttcaaacaatacaATAGACttaaattgagagttcgatatataaaatctaaatgaaccaaactcGAACCAAGCTTAAGTCAAGCTTAAAttaagagtttgataacatctaaacgaaccaagctcaagtcaaacttcgaacaaactcaagttcataaaaaataaatcaagccaagtttgaatacttatttcaaaagtttgattcattttaagtccggctcggctcgattaccttatcaaataagcttgaacatcttagctcggctcgacttgtttacagccctataaGTGACTATATGCATCAGTGATTTTGATGATTTCTCCGACAATAAGCAATTAAAGAGATATCCTTGGCTCTTTAATGATCAATTATTGTTTGTCGCTTAAGAAGATAGTTTCTAGCCTAAAATTTTGTAGTCTACGAGTGGATGTTTGCATTTTGTAATAGAGATGCTCACTTGGAGAAACTTAAAGCGATAATGTTCATCCCTATTAGGTCTAATATTGTCGGCCCCCAATTAAATATAAGTAAATTATGGGGGCATTTTGCCTTACCACAATGGCTATTTGCATCAAAAGGTTAGACACCTATTTTGTAGGTGTTGAGAATTGATTCTAAAATCTATTGAAGCAACAATCCATGCACATATTAGAGGTGCTCAATTGCTTGGCTGTAGTGTTGTAAAGATCCTACTATATATGAAGCTTCTCAATATGAAGTTTTGAGTTAAGGCAAGGTTTACATCTCCTTAAAACGGTCCAAGTTATCGTCACAGAGGGATCTTCCAGATGATCAAATCCTTTCAAAACTGGGGCCATTAATTAGAACTATATGAGAGATTTATAAGACGAGTCATTGAATGAATGTCTCATTAAATTATATCACAGCTTCCTACGTAACTTCCGGACCTTCCGGTTGTAGCAGAGACAGTTAAGGATCATTCAGATTAATATGACGAACAACATAATAATAAGCGTATATAATCACAAATCATCAGCTGCAGTTTGTTGCATTTTGGATAATCGCCGTATGGAAAACCACCCTATACCGATCTTTTCGTTTCCTAACAGAGAGGGGGAAAGAACAACAACCTCACCCCACGTAGACGATGACGATCAAGCTTTCTTCACCTCGGCGGCGGCAGCAGGCGCCATTATCCTCCACAGGTACCTCCCACTCGCCATGTCGACGCACGTCCAGAAGCCCGAGCTGATCGTCCGACGGACCTGTTTCGCCCAAAATCATTGTCAAAAAGGAATTTTGGCAACTAAAAATGTGATCTTTCTTCCAAAGAAAAGGTCACCTTGTCGGGCTTCTCCTTTTGGGATTCCTCTTCCTCGTTGAGGCCCGGCTGGGTCTTGAGGTTTCTGAGGAGGAAGAAACCAGCCACAGTGGCTGAGAAGAAGATCAAGAGCACTCTCAGGGGGCACATTCCTCTCGTCGCTAGCTTCAGACCTCCCCACGCAGCTGCGTGGTGAGCACGGATCGAGAAACCGAGGAGCTCCAATTCGTGGAGGAGTCGCTTGGAGGTGGAttagagggagaagagaaggaaaggtGAAGTTGGCCGTCTCCCAAAAATACCTCTCCTCCCGCTGTTGACTCCTCTGAATAGACAAATTCACAGGCTAATTTTACCTCCGACTGCTTCTCTGGCTCTGTTTATACGATCGATGGATGAGGTAAAGCAGAAACCGTACGTGGTAGATTTTAAGGAAAAATAGTCAAATAGATCGATTTAAATGGTAGATTATCGTAGGTAAAAATAAAAATCTGGTTATTCAAAAGTGATAAAGAGGACTTGTTCAATCATCTTGTCTATTTCAAATTATTAGAGCAATTTGTCCTGTTCAACGATGGCAAATGATCATTTAATTGAATCTCTGTATTAAATTTGGTATTCGATCGACACCCCTGCCATTGACTTTTCAAGTTCAACACGAGGTGTTCGACTTTGATTCAATCAGCAAAATGACAGACAAGGTCAAAACCCCAAATGCTTGCACTCAAAGCTTGGAGCTTAACATTATTGAAGCAGAAATAAGAAGGCACGCCCTGGTTAATTAACCCTCCTGCAGTTCTTCCTGATCTCACCATCGGAGCCCGTGAGGGGACTGATGTCTCCCATCCTGATCATGGCGGCGGTGAAGTCGGAGAAGAAAGAGCTCTGGCTGCTGCTGTAGGAACTCACCTGCGAGTCGGTCGAGCCGCCATTGTAGAGCTCTTGATCCGTGTGCAGTAGACCCTTCTGGCTGACGAGGTTCGCGTAGTAGTCGTTGTCGAACGCTGTGGGAGTCTGCAGGTCCAGCGGTGCCAAGCCGTTGTCTCCGGACCCCGACGTTCTCGGGCAATTCGACTGCCTTGTTTGCGCGAAGGAGCTATCGATATTGGTGTCGTTGTAAATGCGTGACCTGAAAGAGGTGCACCTTGCTTGCCCAATTGTGTGGGCACCTGCAAGCCAAGATTTCAGAGGCTTAGGTCAACAAATACTTAGTCAAGCTAGAGGCAATCCAATCATGCCATATGACAATGAAATGGTTTGAACTTTGAAATCCTGGTTAGCTCCAAAACTGCCTTACAGCTGGTAGTATGGATAAGAGTCAGAAATGTCAGCAAAATCTAGGGAGATTCTACTTAACTTGATGGTTACTTTCTAACTGCTTAAGTGAACAAGGAAGAACTCTCATCTTATCTAATTATCAGTTTAATGACTACTTACTTACCGGACAGTGCCACCAAGTCCCTGGTCGAGAGGCCCTGGTTTGCGAAGGAGGATGTGAGGTTGCTAAGTGAAGAAGTTGGTGGGGGGATGTTTCTGTTAGCAGTAGACAAGCTTGCCGTCCTCGAGTCTCTCCTCCCTAGTTTCACATCCCAACTAGGCCCTCCAAGCTATATGCAATTATATGACCATCAAGTTCTTGAAAGTGGAAGAAAGAACTTGGaaactctctctctctatatatactcACTATCACCACCGAGTCTCTTGCAGTGATCGCCAATATGTCCGCGCACGATACAACACCCGAGCACGCGTTCTCCACTGCAGTCTTGATGCTGTCAACGACGTCGAACCCCCTCACCGAGTTATTGTTAGGGTTGGCAGTTTTCTCCCCCATAAAGCTCGACGTGTCATCCAACAATATCGAGCCATCGCACCCCTGTCACGATCGATGTGTTATGCTCGGTTGCCATGCTACAGAAGCTTAATTAAGCTGCAGGGCAAGAAGATTTACGTACGTTCACGAAGCAATCGTGGAAGAAGAGGCGAAGAAGAGATGCGCCCATCCGTCTCTCATTGTCAATGGCTGATTGTACCGCGCTTTTAACCGTGCTAAGGAGGCTGGGGCAGGAGGAGGCGTAGAAGTTGGTCGACAGTTGAGCAGAGGAGGTTCCGAGGAGGAGGACAAGTGCAAGAACAGCAAAGATACTGGGAGAAGAAGTCATTCTTTTAACTATACTTGAGATAAAACATGCCTAAGACTATGCCCGTATATATAGCGCGCCATCGCCATGGAATCTTCATTTCATTGCAAGAGATGCTTAGCTACTAGGTTGGATTTGTGTGGAAGAAAAGCTTTTCAAAGATGAGATCACAAATTTGTATTTTTTAATAGATCGTATAGCCAATCCCAATCTTGTAGTGGGAGTGGGTGCATGTGAATCAGTAGAATGGTCAAAATGACAAGTCTTATTTATTGTGCTACAGTAATATATAATTTTCAAAGCTTAACTGTTTACAAATAACTTGAATGGGCACAGTTTGAATGATCAGGTCGCATCTGAGAACTTTCCCCTCAACTAATCAATCAGAGAAAGCTGTAATTGAGTGAGCTTTTGAGCTTAGATAATTGCATTAATACATATTAACCACACAATAATTGAGAAGGACAATATGTGCTTAAGATGCTGATTCAGACATATAATGATTTTCTTCTATCGATTGTGCTTGCCAGCTTCATTGACTTGTTTAATTGGTAGAAATAAATCGTAGACTTTAAAAGGAATTAGCAAGGTCATATCAGAATTCAATTCGTGTCTGCCTAACATATGGTTTTTTTTTCCCTGAGAATAAAAACTTGTCTAAAAAAAAGTTCAGTTTTGatttaatcgattcaattggTTTGATTTTTAAACGATTGATCAATACTAGTTATAGCTAGCTTCTACTCTTTATTTTGAGTATATGAGCATATACAAGTGGCTTGACCTTAGcaaataattttaaaggaaagGAAATCTATTTGCAAGTTTACATGCAGCTGGAATGCTTAATATTGAAGCAAAAGAACTGCAAATATGAATTGTATAGTCATAGATTCAATTTATTAGATGAATGAGTCAAATTTTTTTTGCTTAAAGTCAATGAAAGTGTGAAgtcttggttttttttttttaatataaataagatTTTCATTTGAATGTTAGTTCAGAGTTAGGCATAGCACAGATAGGAGGGAATGGAAAAACAAGTTCAttgttatataaaaaaaaacttgagaGGAATTGATTGGATATGTGCAGTCAAGTTTTGTTGGAAACATAGATAATGAAATAATATTGAAAGCTTTAAGAAATCACTTCCAATCAAATGTCTTTTGCAAATTATATGCTTCTTGTTAAATCTGATTATTACTACTGTGAATACATACTGTGTACTCAAATTTATAGGTTGAATAAAATGTATTACAGATTATCATCTGTCAAACTAGACTCATTCTCCATGAAACTTCATCCGTGAGCCATCAGTTTAGCACATATAATGATTGATTTGATGCGAGTTCCACGCTGAAGTAATCTAAGTGATGATGCAAGATGCTAAACTGATGATCAGTCAAAATCTCTCATTGCTTGTGCAAAATAACAAAAGTTAAAGTGGCCACTAAAATATgcaaaatctaagtcaaatatagAGTCCTTCATGTTTGACAACTTAGTATGATTCAATCTTAAAGGCACAAGTTTCTCAATAACTTTGAAAAAGTAATGGTATAATGAATCAGCCTTGATCACTTTCTCCTTTGCATCCTAATCAATCATGGATTATATGGAAGAATAGTTTGAATGAAACTGAACCAAACATCCCACCCAGACATCCCACCTAGATACCCTGATTGATCATGCCTAAAAGTGATAGAGATAACATGCTGGACAAGTGTTGTCGTTGACTGGGAGAAGACTCTGAGTTAGAGAAAAGATGATACATGATATTCCTTCCTGTGCATACCGTAAAAAGAATAAAGGAGAGCGTTAGAGCAAGAACCAGGGAGGGAGTCCCTGATGCAGACACTCCGACGCTCAATTCAGTACAGTAGTCGAGCTAAAAATGGAGATGAATAATAGAGTAGATGCATGCATGTTTTTTAGAGTGGAGAATGCACCTAGACAATGGAGAGAACTCCTTTTTATACTACCCCTTAGAACCTATATAATTATAAGGTGTCAGAGAATTTCTGGTGTTAAAATATGTCAAATAATGAAATATGTACGACCACCCTTTGAGGAAGGTTCGTTTAATGCACCTGAACAGTCTTTTGTAGCTCTCGTATTAGTGAGACGACTGAGAAGGTTTGATATCAAACTATGTCAAGTAACGCTAGACAATGGAATTTATACAACCATTCTCGGAGGAATGTCCT includes these proteins:
- the LOC122053016 gene encoding peroxidase 4-like, yielding MTSSPSIFAVLALVLLLGTSSAQLSTNFYASSCPSLLSTVKSAVQSAIDNERRMGASLLRLFFHDCFVNGCDGSILLDDTSSFMGEKTANPNNNSVRGFDVVDSIKTAVENACSGVVSCADILAITARDSVVILGGPSWDVKLGRRDSRTASLSTANRNIPPPTSSLSNLTSSFANQGLSTRDLVALSGAHTIGQARCTSFRSRIYNDTNIDSSFAQTRQSNCPRTSGSGDNGLAPLDLQTPTAFDNDYYANLVSQKGLLHTDQELYNGGSTDSQVSSYSSSQSSFFSDFTAAMIRMGDISPLTGSDGEIRKNCRRVN